Proteins co-encoded in one Corylus avellana chromosome ca9, CavTom2PMs-1.0 genomic window:
- the LOC132192335 gene encoding pentatricopeptide repeat-containing protein At2g38420, mitochondrial, which produces MVRPSSLKGPNNFLRKHRKWPHSPYKTKWHKTFNQEQAMQTLKQAAAATTAIVLAAAQENPIKHQQPHLLSTLVHSFNTYNCDPTPSAYLYVLKTFARTSQFHHIPLVLDRIERVEKFETPEYVFIELIKIYGNADKLQEAVDLFYGIARFRCVPSVYSLNSLLSVLCRKSEGLRMVPQVLLKSQFMNIRVEESTFRILVSALCRVGRVGYAIEILNCMINDGYELNVRICSLILSSLCEQRDLSSVEVMGFVERMRKLGFCPGMMDYSNVIRFLVRGGKGLDALEVLNRMKVDGIKPDIFCYTMVLNGIILEGDYGKADDLFDELLVLGLVPDVYTYNVYIYGMCKKSNVEAGIKMIASMEELGCKPNVITYNTIMDALCKVGELSRMRELVKEMGGKGIEFNLRTYRIMLEGFVGKGEIIEACALSEEMLEKCFRPRCTAFDEIIFGLCQKGLVCKAVELIKKMIGKNVVPGSFAWEALLLSSGSKLSFSETILTGLVNAEPNVNSPI; this is translated from the coding sequence ATGGTCAGACCCTCATCTCTAAAAGGCCCCAACAACTTCCTCAGAAAGCACAGGAAGTGGCCACACTCACCCTACAAGACCAAATGGCACAAAACCTTCAATCAAGAGCAAGCCATGCAAACCTTAAAacaagcagcagcagcaacaacagcAATAGTATTGGCAGCAGCACAAGAAAACCCCATCAAACACCAACAACCCCATCTCCTCTCCACTCTCGTTCACTCCTTCAACACCTACAACTGTGACCCAACACCCAGTGCCTACCTCTATGTCCTTAAAACCTTCGCCAGAACCTCCCAGTTCCACCACATTCCTCTCGTTCTCGACCGCATCGAACGCGTTGAAAAGTTCGAGACGCCCGAGTATGTTTTCATTGAACTTATAAAGATTTACGGCAATGCTGACAAGCTTCAAGAGGCTGTAGATTTGTTTTATGGGATTGCCAGGTTTAGGTGTGTGCCTTCTGTGTACTCACTCAATTCGTTGCTCTCAGTTCTTTGTAGGAAAAGCGAAGGTCTTAGAATGGTTCCTCAGGTTTTGCTAAAGAGTCAGTTCATGAATATACGGGTCGAAGAATCAACTTTTCGGATATTAGTCAGTGCTCTTTGTAGAGTTGGAAGGGTTGGATATGCCATTGAGATTCTGAATTGTATGATAAATGATGGGTATGAGCTTAATGTGAGGATTTGCTCTTTGATATTGTCATCTTTGTGTGAACAAAGAGATTTGTCCAGTGTTGAGGTTATGGGTTTTGTGGAGAGAATGAGGAAACTGGGTTTTTGTCCTGGAATGATGGATTATTCTAATGTGATTAGGTTTTTGGTCAGGGGAGGGAAGGGTTTGGATGCTTTGGAGGTTTTGAATCGGATGAAAGTAGATGGGATTAAGCCCGACATTTTTTGTTATACGATGGTTTTAAATGGGATTATCCTAGAAGGGGATTATGGGAAGGCAGATGACCTGTTTGATGAATTGCTTGTATTGGGTTTGGTTCCTGATGTTTATActtataatgtatatatatatggtatgtgtaagaagagtaaTGTGGAAGCTGGAATTAAGATGATTGCTTCAATGGAGGAGTTGGGGTGCAAACCCAATGTGATTACTTACAATACAATAATGGATGCGTTGTGTAAGGTTGGGGAGTTGAGTAGGATGAGGGAGCTAGTGAAAGAGATGGGAGGGAAGGGTATTGAGTTCAACTTGCGGACATATAGGATTATGCTGGAAGGTTTTGTTGGTAAAGGTGAAATTATTGAAGCTTGTGCTTTGTCCGAGGAAATGCTGGAGAAGTGTTTCCGTCCTCGATGTACGGCATTTGATGAGATAATATTTGGGTTGTGCCAAAAAGGCTTGGTTTGTAAAGCAGTGGAATTGATTAAGAAAATGATTGGCAAGAATGTTGTTCCTGGGTCTTTTGCCTGGGAAGCATTGCTTCTTAGCTCCGGATCTAAACTTAGCTTTTCTGAGACCATTTTGACTGGTTTAGTGAATGCTGAACCCAATGTAAACTCACCCATTTAG
- the LOC132162072 gene encoding protein LURP-one-related 10-like, translated as MEQATEVAAEAHHANWVISPNYCAPHPVELTIVRKAMTITHGNFDITGIDGNIVFKVRAPFAIFHNPGNVLLDAAGNPILTLRPKLSSIFHRKWKVFKGDSTDSANLLFSAKLSSTFQFKTTVDVFLANNTREDVCDFKVKQSFWQRSCVVYAGNSSTAVAQMHKKQSLFGKEKFMVTVNPNIDYAFIAAVIVILCEINFSNRSTPSPAS; from the exons ATGGAACAGGCAACGGAAGTAGCGGCTGAAGCTCATCATGCTAACTGGGTCATCAGCCCCAACTATTGCGCTCCTCATCCTGTTGAGCTTACAATCGTCAGAAAGGCAATGACCATAACCCATGGAAACTTTGATATCACAGGCATCGATGGCAACATCGTTTTTAAAGTTAGAGCACCCTTTgccatcttccacaatcccggGAATGTCTTACTTGATGCTGCTGGAAATCCCATTCTCACTTTAAGACCCAAG TTATCCTCAATATTCCATCGTAAATGGAAAGTTTTTAAGGGTGATAGCACAGACTCTGCCAATCTGCTCTTCAGCGCAAAGCTATCTTCAACATTCCAATTCAAGACCACAGTAGACGTGTTCTTAGCAAATAACACAAGAGAGGATGTTTGCGACTTCAAAGTCAAGCAAAGTTTTTGGCAACGATCTTGTGTTGTTTATGCTGGAAACTCTTCCACGGCAGTCGCCCAG ATGCATAAGAAGCAATCCCTGTTTGGAAAGGAGAAATTCATGGTGACAGTGAATCCCAACATTGATTACGCATTCATAGCTGCGGTCATTGTGATTCTCTGTGAGATCAATTTTAGCAACAGGAGTACTCCTAGCCCAGCTTCTTAG